In a single window of the bacterium genome:
- the cas4 gene encoding CRISPR-associated protein Cas4 — protein sequence MDDEEYLTISGLQHLLFCPRQFALIYIEREWMENVLTARGRIEHERVDQGYKECRKGRRQFSGLLIRSEQLRLQGKLDVLELDLIDASAPDNLQQLGLRGEWRVYPVEFKHGEPKVNDCDRVQLCAQVLCLEEMFSLSIGTAFLFYQRVKHREEVRLDQALRAKTIQAAEALHRLFIAAKTPPPHYSAKCRSCSMIDVCMPKKLSATTNNYRQILFNPQAPAV from the coding sequence ATGGATGATGAAGAGTATTTAACTATCTCCGGCTTGCAGCATTTACTCTTTTGTCCCCGTCAATTTGCCTTGATATATATCGAGCGTGAATGGATGGAGAATGTGCTCACTGCGCGTGGTCGCATCGAGCATGAACGTGTTGACCAGGGGTATAAAGAATGCCGCAAGGGGAGAAGACAGTTCAGCGGTCTCTTGATCCGTTCTGAGCAGTTGCGATTGCAGGGTAAACTGGATGTCCTGGAGTTGGACCTCATTGATGCAAGTGCCCCCGACAATCTGCAGCAGCTTGGGCTTAGAGGGGAATGGCGTGTTTACCCGGTTGAGTTCAAGCATGGCGAACCTAAAGTGAATGATTGTGATCGTGTGCAGCTTTGCGCACAAGTGCTCTGCCTTGAGGAGATGTTTTCACTTTCAATTGGAACTGCTTTTCTATTCTATCAGCGCGTTAAGCATCGTGAAGAGGTACGGCTCGATCAAGCACTGCGAGCCAAAACCATCCAGGCAGCAGAAGCTCTTCATAGGCTTTTTATCGCTGCGAAAACTCCGCCTCCGCACTATTCGGCGAAATGCCGATCCTGTTCCATGATCGACGTCTGCATGCCAAAAAAACT
- the cas7c gene encoding type I-C CRISPR-associated protein Cas7/Csd2 — protein MAAIDKRYDFVLYFDVMDGNPNGDPDAGNLPRIDAETGMGLVTDVCLKRKVRNYVEMVYPQLESDSPKAPYSIFVRDKAVLNRAIVAAWNEANDGIAIKTPEDKRKAEQSTQKWMCKKFYDIRSFGAVLATSDKEKSDDSDEDKKLRKTGGQVRGPIQLTFARSLEPVITLEHSITRMAVTNEKDFEKERTMGRKFTIPYGIYRTHGFISPFLAAQTGFSPEDLELFWRALTEMFEHDRSAARGMMSTRHLIIFKHRTALGNKPAHELFSRVTHRRTTTSPARAFSDYEILLDGKPLKEIRTVVDVI, from the coding sequence ATGGCAGCCATTGACAAACGCTATGATTTCGTCCTCTATTTTGACGTAATGGACGGCAATCCGAACGGCGATCCGGATGCGGGTAATTTGCCCAGAATTGATGCCGAAACCGGGATGGGTCTAGTAACAGATGTGTGTTTGAAAAGAAAGGTGAGAAATTATGTTGAAATGGTATACCCGCAGCTTGAGAGTGATTCCCCAAAAGCACCTTACTCCATTTTTGTGAGAGATAAAGCGGTACTCAACCGAGCCATTGTAGCTGCTTGGAACGAGGCCAACGATGGAATAGCCATAAAAACACCAGAAGACAAACGCAAGGCTGAACAGAGCACCCAAAAATGGATGTGTAAAAAATTCTATGATATCCGATCGTTCGGTGCAGTTTTAGCGACAAGTGATAAGGAAAAATCTGACGATTCTGATGAAGACAAAAAACTGCGCAAGACCGGCGGACAGGTACGAGGCCCTATTCAGTTAACATTTGCCAGATCTTTGGAACCGGTGATTACCTTAGAACATAGCATTACCCGAATGGCAGTAACAAATGAGAAAGATTTTGAAAAAGAGAGGACCATGGGACGCAAGTTCACAATTCCTTATGGGATTTACCGTACCCATGGTTTTATCTCACCCTTTCTTGCCGCCCAAACAGGTTTCTCTCCAGAGGATCTCGAGCTGTTTTGGAGAGCTCTAACTGAAATGTTTGAACACGACCGTTCTGCAGCACGAGGCATGATGAGCACCCGTCATTTGATCATTTTTAAACATCGAACAGCGCTTGGTAACAAGCCGGCTCATGAACTCTTCAGCCGGGTTACGCATCGCCGTACAACGACAAGTCCCGCAAGGGCATTTTCCGACTATGAAATCCTGCTTGATGGGAAACCGCTCAAAGAGATACGAACAGTCGTTGATGTGATCTGA
- the cas8c gene encoding type I-C CRISPR-associated protein Cas8c/Csd1, with protein MILHALYDYYQRKAADSESTIAPEGLQWQEIKFIIVIDKDGCFVDLDDTRGDDNKGKRFLVPKSQKRPGLKSWQTAFLLWDHYGYVLGHAKDNTEKAHTMAQLQYESFVKQLKALPTLLKKDAGVAAVLSFYENGQAERVKQHARWNECTKIPGCNLTFRLLGERDVIPERKAVKEYITSQVNAVAAPDAVTGRCLITGEISPISRLHTATPIWGSKSNATLVAFQRKSGYDSYGKEQAFNAPISRSAESAYTTALKELLSSQENRIVIGETTFVFWAQKKSNKNNGFNLESNFTWYFSDSKDDPDRNIKAVKGLYQSIFSGHLSNSSDRFYVLALAPNAARITVRLFLEGTCQDFAEKIKQHFDDLEIIRSPFDPEYLSLYRLLASTALEDKLDRVPPNLIASVAESILDGSPYPAVLMQQCIRRIRAERQVTRTRAAIMKAYLNRIKRCTRTNEKEITMGLDPDNTNPGYLLGRLFAVLEKIQEEANPGINATIRDRYFGAASTSPVAVFSQLLKLKNHHLSKLDNPGRRVNFEKAIGEIIEKLNDFPAHLAMTEQGYFSIGYYHQRQDFFSSK; from the coding sequence ATGATCCTGCATGCATTGTATGATTACTATCAGCGCAAGGCAGCCGATTCCGAAAGCACAATCGCACCGGAGGGCTTACAATGGCAGGAGATCAAATTCATCATTGTGATCGACAAAGATGGTTGCTTTGTGGATTTGGATGACACTAGGGGTGATGATAATAAAGGCAAGCGGTTTCTGGTGCCTAAAAGCCAAAAAAGGCCTGGCCTAAAATCATGGCAAACGGCATTTCTACTCTGGGACCATTATGGTTATGTACTTGGGCATGCAAAAGACAATACTGAAAAAGCGCATACCATGGCACAATTGCAGTATGAAAGCTTTGTTAAGCAGCTCAAAGCTCTGCCAACGTTGCTTAAGAAAGACGCCGGGGTTGCTGCAGTTCTGTCTTTTTACGAAAATGGGCAGGCAGAACGAGTAAAACAGCATGCCAGGTGGAACGAATGCACTAAAATACCAGGTTGCAATCTTACCTTCAGGCTTCTTGGCGAGAGGGATGTAATCCCAGAGAGGAAAGCGGTAAAAGAGTATATCACATCACAAGTAAATGCAGTTGCTGCTCCCGATGCCGTCACCGGCCGGTGCCTGATCACTGGTGAGATCAGTCCAATTTCCAGACTTCACACAGCGACTCCAATTTGGGGGTCCAAGAGCAATGCCACCTTGGTGGCCTTCCAAAGGAAGTCGGGATATGATTCCTACGGCAAGGAGCAGGCTTTTAATGCACCCATTTCAAGGAGCGCTGAATCGGCTTATACAACGGCGCTGAAAGAGCTACTCTCCTCACAAGAAAACAGGATTGTCATCGGCGAAACCACCTTTGTATTCTGGGCGCAAAAAAAATCCAACAAGAATAATGGATTTAATCTGGAAAGCAATTTCACCTGGTATTTCAGCGATTCCAAAGATGATCCGGATCGTAACATCAAGGCGGTAAAAGGTCTCTATCAGTCGATCTTTTCCGGCCACCTATCCAATAGCTCGGACCGTTTTTATGTACTGGCACTGGCACCAAATGCCGCGCGTATCACCGTTCGTCTTTTCCTGGAAGGGACCTGCCAGGACTTTGCCGAAAAGATCAAACAGCATTTTGACGATCTTGAAATCATCCGGTCGCCGTTTGATCCCGAATACCTTTCGCTTTATCGGCTCCTGGCATCAACAGCCCTGGAAGACAAGCTGGACCGGGTGCCGCCAAATTTGATCGCCTCTGTTGCTGAAAGCATTCTGGACGGCTCCCCCTATCCTGCGGTGCTAATGCAGCAGTGCATTCGACGCATCCGCGCTGAACGTCAGGTTACCCGCACTCGTGCTGCGATCATGAAAGCATATCTCAATAGAATCAAGCGATGCACAAGGACTAATGAAAAGGAGATCACAATGGGACTCGATCCAGACAACACCAACCCAGGTTATCTGCTTGGACGGCTATTTGCGGTTCTGGAAAAAATCCAGGAGGAAGCCAACCCAGGCATAAACGCCACTATTCGCGACCGGTATTTTGGAGCAGCTTCAACGAGCCCGGTAGCAGTCTTCTCGCAGCTCCTCAAGCTGAAAAACCACCACCTATCCAAGTTGGACAATCCTGGTCGCAGGGTCAATTTTGAAAAAGCAATCGGTGAAATCATCGAAAAACTGAATGATTTTCCCGCTCATTTGGCAATGACAGAGCAGGGTTATTTTTCCATTGGCTATTATCATCAGCGTCAAGATTTCTTTTCGAGCAAATAG
- the cas5c gene encoding type I-C CRISPR-associated protein Cas5c produces the protein MPETSYKPFCIEVWSDYACFTRPELKVERLSYDVPTPSAVRAVFEAIFWKPAIRWQVNKIEVLNPIKWISLRRNEIGALMSPQSEGLYINDLRQQRGGRFLHDVRYRFYATLDYIPETQRQVGRSSAVLGSLWQDDESTLGREEIKLNQNKAEHYRPEESPGKYLAMFERRARKGQCFNQPYLGCREFSCNFHFVDQPEEEAASPIKETRDLGIMLYDMDFTDAGNPQPLFFRARIEHGVVHIPPRESKEVLR, from the coding sequence ATGCCTGAAACCTCTTATAAGCCTTTCTGCATCGAAGTCTGGTCAGACTATGCTTGTTTCACACGTCCTGAACTTAAAGTGGAACGGCTCAGTTACGATGTCCCCACTCCCTCTGCCGTACGTGCAGTGTTTGAAGCCATTTTCTGGAAACCGGCGATACGTTGGCAGGTAAACAAAATCGAAGTTCTCAATCCTATCAAATGGATTTCTCTGCGTCGTAATGAAATCGGCGCACTGATGAGCCCGCAGAGCGAAGGACTCTATATTAATGACCTCCGCCAGCAGCGGGGCGGCAGGTTCCTCCATGATGTCCGATATCGGTTCTACGCCACACTGGATTATATCCCGGAAACTCAACGCCAGGTGGGGCGGTCCAGTGCTGTGCTCGGATCATTATGGCAAGATGATGAGAGCACTCTTGGGCGGGAAGAAATCAAGCTAAATCAAAACAAAGCGGAACATTATCGGCCTGAGGAAAGCCCGGGCAAATATCTGGCTATGTTCGAGCGCCGTGCTCGCAAGGGACAATGCTTCAATCAGCCCTACCTCGGATGTCGAGAGTTCAGCTGCAATTTCCACTTTGTAGATCAGCCCGAAGAGGAAGCAGCCTCACCGATCAAGGAAACGCGGGATCTTGGCATCATGCTGTACGATATGGATTTCACCGATGCAGGCAATCCCCAGCCGCTCTTCTTCAGAGCTAGGATTGAACATGGCGTAGTTCATATTCCTCCACGGGAAAGCAAGGAGGTGCTGCGATGA
- the cas3 gene encoding CRISPR-associated helicase Cas3', whose product MKTNHSYPVLDIQAEYKNIARATQDHNGRWLQQLLIDHLEGTARRAGEFSAAFGNRDWGELLGWWHDLGKFDPKWQSYIRRKTGYDPEAHIETEKGRPNHSTAGAIQALRCGGQNPPARILAYLLAGHHAGLPDWDPVKTGGDLNGRLFETDSRLREADFAGIKDIPEAKSLLAKRIPQSPPLGIKSDKEFQAALPHFHLWLRMLFSCLVDADFLDTESFMNQANAVNRGAYKSLGELEQQFEKYIQHKEEKAPNTALNHARKKIREQCLEKATLAPGFFSLTVPTGGGKTLSSMAFALRHALVHQKRRIIYAIPYTSIIEQTARIFKYGSDNDTEIEIRRKHGEVLFGEDQVVEHHSSIDPDRETSRNRLAAENWDAPIIVTTNVQLFESLFAARTSSCRKLHNIANSVIILDEVQMLPPEYLKPILAVMRGLVAYFNVSIVLMTATQPALEGRIGSGRAMMDGLDNVQRIIEDPESLAHELDRVEISYPSDFQTPSSWEIIRDKLIHHKQVLCIVNTRKDCRELHAMMPEGTIHLSALMCAEERSNIISQIKEKLQKGVTVRVISTQLVEAGVDIDFPAVYRALAGLDSIAQAAGRCNRENRMAEKGKKGKVVVFIPPEPAPPGLLRKGEQACKEVLRSEKVEGLSPKLFNKYFQHFYGSLDEVDKPGFFTDLVRDAQEFKFQFRTLAQKFHLIDEHFYQAIIVRYNSPNKEDESGQLIGALQKPGNKRWVLQKLQRYIVNVPIHDFEVMRTHNLIESVGGYWVQRDNGLYQPGIGLQLDRDFLQQTLIS is encoded by the coding sequence ATGAAGACCAATCATAGCTATCCAGTGTTAGATATACAAGCTGAGTATAAGAATATTGCCAGGGCTACACAAGACCATAACGGTCGCTGGCTGCAGCAGTTACTGATAGATCATCTCGAGGGAACTGCAAGACGGGCTGGGGAATTCTCTGCGGCCTTTGGGAACAGGGATTGGGGAGAGCTGCTGGGCTGGTGGCATGATCTCGGCAAATTTGATCCAAAATGGCAGAGCTATATCAGACGCAAGACAGGATATGATCCAGAGGCGCATATTGAAACCGAGAAGGGTAGGCCCAATCACAGCACTGCCGGCGCCATCCAGGCATTGCGATGTGGTGGTCAAAATCCGCCTGCACGCATCCTGGCCTATCTATTGGCTGGTCATCATGCCGGGCTTCCGGATTGGGATCCCGTAAAAACCGGTGGCGATTTGAATGGACGGCTTTTTGAGACCGATAGCCGGCTGCGAGAGGCTGATTTTGCAGGCATAAAAGACATTCCGGAAGCCAAATCGCTCCTGGCTAAAAGGATTCCTCAATCCCCTCCACTTGGCATCAAATCCGATAAGGAATTCCAAGCCGCTTTACCACATTTCCATTTATGGTTGCGCATGCTTTTCTCATGTCTCGTGGATGCTGATTTTCTTGATACAGAATCCTTCATGAATCAAGCGAATGCAGTCAATAGGGGGGCCTACAAATCTCTTGGCGAATTGGAGCAGCAGTTTGAAAAATATATCCAACACAAGGAAGAAAAGGCGCCTAATACAGCCCTGAATCATGCCCGAAAAAAAATCCGCGAACAGTGCTTGGAAAAAGCCACTCTCGCCCCTGGTTTCTTCTCCCTGACAGTCCCTACTGGTGGCGGCAAGACGCTCTCCTCTATGGCTTTTGCCCTTCGGCATGCCCTTGTTCACCAGAAACGGCGTATCATTTACGCCATTCCCTATACCAGCATCATCGAGCAGACAGCCAGAATCTTTAAATATGGGTCTGATAATGACACAGAAATAGAGATACGACGCAAGCATGGAGAAGTGCTCTTCGGTGAGGACCAGGTTGTCGAACATCATAGCAGCATAGATCCGGACCGGGAGACCAGCAGAAACCGCCTGGCTGCAGAAAACTGGGACGCTCCCATTATCGTTACGACCAATGTCCAGCTTTTCGAATCGCTCTTTGCAGCCCGTACTTCATCCTGTCGCAAGCTGCATAATATCGCCAACAGTGTCATCATTCTCGATGAAGTGCAGATGCTGCCACCGGAATATTTAAAGCCCATTCTTGCAGTGATGCGCGGTCTGGTAGCCTATTTCAACGTGAGTATTGTCCTGATGACAGCCACACAACCGGCTCTGGAAGGGCGCATTGGCAGCGGTCGTGCCATGATGGACGGACTTGATAACGTCCAGCGAATCATTGAAGATCCGGAGTCCCTGGCTCACGAGCTCGACCGTGTGGAGATTTCATATCCATCTGACTTCCAGACGCCCTCCTCGTGGGAAATCATACGCGATAAGTTGATCCACCATAAACAAGTACTCTGCATCGTCAATACCCGCAAGGATTGCCGCGAACTTCATGCCATGATGCCCGAGGGAACGATACATCTCTCCGCACTAATGTGTGCTGAAGAAAGAAGCAACATCATTTCCCAAATCAAGGAAAAACTGCAAAAAGGTGTTACTGTACGAGTCATCAGTACACAGCTGGTGGAAGCAGGCGTAGACATTGATTTTCCTGCGGTCTATCGCGCCTTGGCCGGCTTAGACTCCATCGCCCAGGCCGCCGGGCGTTGCAACCGGGAAAATAGAATGGCAGAAAAGGGGAAAAAAGGCAAGGTAGTGGTCTTTATTCCCCCTGAGCCGGCGCCACCGGGTCTTTTGCGCAAGGGAGAGCAAGCCTGCAAGGAAGTACTCCGGAGTGAAAAAGTGGAGGGACTGTCTCCAAAGCTCTTCAACAAGTACTTTCAACATTTTTATGGATCCCTCGATGAAGTGGACAAGCCAGGATTCTTTACGGATTTGGTGAGAGACGCACAGGAATTTAAATTCCAGTTTCGCACCCTGGCGCAGAAATTTCACCTGATCGACGAACATTTCTATCAGGCAATCATTGTGCGCTACAATAGTCCGAATAAGGAAGATGAGAGCGGCCAACTAATCGGCGCGCTTCAGAAACCAGGGAACAAACGATGGGTGTTGCAGAAATTGCAGCGTTATATAGTCAACGTCCCTATTCACGACTTTGAAGTTATGAGAACTCATAATCTCATCGAGTCAGTCGGCGGCTATTGGGTGCAGCGAGATAATGGTCTTTATCAACCAGGCATTGGGCTACAGCTTGATAGAGACTTTTTACAACAAACACTGATTAGCTGA
- a CDS encoding sodium/proline symporter, producing the protein MTEEHLQTLLAMAAYMALVIAIGLYYARRANASSKDFFIGGRTIGPWITAFSAEASDMSGWLLMGLPGVAYWLGLSEAFWTAAGLAIGTYLNWLLVAKRLRHYSSLAGDAITIPDFLSNRFQEQRQVLMSTAALFILVFFTVYAASCFVTVGKLFTALFGLPYPYMMMLGALFVLTYVAIGGFLAETVSDLIQAIVMICALGVITLSGIQAAGGFTQVMENIRRIPGFFELFGIAQPVVRDGIQGTGAAGEPLFGGVGPYGLLTILSTLSWGLGYFGMPHVLIRFMAIRNPGELDQSRRIAISWCLISLTAAVVIGLTGRALYPALFLTQSGAENIFITMSRNLFPPLLAGIIMSGILAATISSSDSYLLIATSAFAKNIYQRILRKAASDREVMLVTRASLLAITLIGIFLALDEKSIIFNLVSFAWAGFGATFGPVMLFSLFWKRTTRSGALAGIVAGGTMVFFWKLVVRPAGGVFGIYELLPAFLFSCGAIAVVSWLSRAPAASITTLFDEVNHA; encoded by the coding sequence ATGACCGAAGAGCACCTGCAGACCCTCCTTGCCATGGCCGCCTATATGGCCCTGGTCATTGCTATCGGCCTCTATTACGCCCGGCGCGCCAACGCCAGCAGCAAGGACTTTTTTATCGGCGGCAGAACCATCGGACCCTGGATCACCGCCTTCAGCGCCGAAGCCTCCGATATGAGCGGCTGGCTGCTGATGGGGCTACCCGGAGTCGCCTACTGGCTCGGCCTCAGCGAGGCCTTCTGGACCGCGGCCGGTCTCGCCATCGGCACCTACCTCAACTGGCTGCTGGTGGCCAAACGGCTGCGCCATTACTCCTCCCTCGCCGGCGACGCCATCACCATTCCTGACTTTTTAAGCAACCGCTTCCAGGAACAACGCCAGGTGCTGATGAGCACCGCCGCCTTGTTTATCCTGGTTTTTTTTACCGTCTATGCCGCCAGCTGCTTTGTAACCGTGGGAAAGCTCTTCACCGCCCTCTTCGGCCTCCCCTATCCCTATATGATGATGCTCGGCGCCCTCTTTGTCCTCACCTACGTGGCCATCGGAGGCTTTCTTGCCGAAACCGTCTCCGATCTCATCCAGGCAATCGTGATGATCTGCGCCCTGGGGGTGATCACCCTGTCAGGAATTCAGGCTGCAGGCGGATTCACCCAGGTGATGGAGAACATCCGCCGCATCCCCGGCTTTTTTGAACTCTTCGGCATCGCCCAACCCGTGGTCCGCGACGGGATCCAGGGGACCGGCGCCGCGGGAGAGCCGCTTTTTGGCGGAGTCGGCCCATACGGTTTGTTGACCATTCTCTCCACCCTCTCCTGGGGGCTGGGCTATTTCGGGATGCCCCACGTCCTCATCCGTTTTATGGCGATTCGCAATCCGGGTGAACTGGATCAATCGCGGCGGATTGCCATCAGCTGGTGCCTGATCTCCCTCACAGCGGCGGTCGTCATCGGTCTGACCGGCCGGGCGCTCTATCCGGCCCTTTTTCTGACCCAAAGCGGCGCGGAGAATATCTTTATCACGATGAGCCGAAACCTCTTCCCGCCCCTGCTCGCGGGCATCATCATGTCCGGCATCCTCGCTGCGACCATCAGCTCATCGGATTCCTACTTGCTGATCGCGACCTCCGCCTTTGCCAAGAATATCTACCAGCGCATTCTGAGAAAAGCAGCGTCGGACCGGGAGGTGATGCTGGTCACCCGGGCTTCCCTGCTGGCGATCACCCTCATCGGCATTTTCCTCGCCCTGGATGAAAAGAGCATCATTTTCAATCTGGTCTCCTTTGCCTGGGCCGGATTCGGTGCCACCTTCGGCCCGGTCATGCTTTTCTCCCTCTTTTGGAAACGGACGACCCGCAGCGGCGCCCTGGCAGGGATAGTTGCGGGCGGGACAATGGTCTTTTTCTGGAAACTGGTCGTGCGGCCGGCCGGCGGCGTCTTCGGCATTTACGAGCTGCTCCCGGCCTTTCTGTTTTCCTGCGGCGCCATTGCCGTTGTCTCCTGGCTGTCGCGAGCCCCTGCAGCATCCATCACAACGCTTTTTGATGAGGTGAATCATGCATAA
- a CDS encoding transglutaminase domain-containing protein yields MHKRVLLLALLSALSASARVGDVLKTIPCPGPMPTGLACDGKALWVADAFTDKLYRIDPRTGQVLGSMDAPGYHPEGLAWDDSRLWHVDAGEKYLYRIDPANGRAGNILESNSPNPRGIAWDGRDLWMIDHKSDAVLRVSPVDGMMIQTFPSPAAEPTGITYDGRYLWIADRGTDRIYLVNPADGLCLSSLRAPGPFPYGLAWAEGTLWCVDYENRELYQIEVLCDEIMTRWDKKELNLTFVKEFRNYGPGTVTRLDIYLPIPESRDNQRLLQPPAFEPGVDEIISDRWGQKLAHFRYENLKSGAVVKPAWRVPAEVFSVEYFIYPDRVGPLSAVPAEIREKYLTDGDKYQIQDPFIQALARKIAGEEQNPYWIARRVFEYLTENLSYNLKPVGGWNPAPTVLRRGTASCSEYTYSMIALCRALGVPVRYAGAVSLRGDDASVDDVFHRWTEVWLPPYGWIPFDANKGDADTPGGKVLGIGNIANRYIITTENGGGDQYLWFGYNYGFSWSSEGKCRIAEESYGLWSPRGVKKLFRPL; encoded by the coding sequence ATGCATAAACGAGTCCTCCTGCTGGCGTTGCTCTCCGCCTTGAGCGCCTCCGCGCGCGTCGGTGATGTCCTCAAGACCATTCCCTGCCCCGGGCCGATGCCGACCGGACTCGCTTGCGACGGCAAGGCCCTCTGGGTCGCCGATGCCTTCACCGACAAGCTCTACCGGATCGATCCCCGCACCGGCCAGGTCCTGGGCAGCATGGACGCGCCCGGCTACCATCCCGAGGGCCTCGCCTGGGATGACAGCCGGCTCTGGCATGTCGATGCCGGCGAAAAATATCTCTATCGCATCGACCCGGCCAACGGCCGCGCCGGGAACATCCTCGAATCCAACAGCCCCAATCCCCGGGGTATTGCATGGGACGGCCGGGATCTCTGGATGATCGACCACAAGAGCGACGCGGTGCTCCGGGTCTCGCCCGTCGATGGTATGATGATCCAGACCTTCCCCTCGCCCGCCGCCGAACCGACCGGCATCACCTATGACGGCCGTTATCTCTGGATCGCCGACCGCGGCACCGACCGCATTTACCTTGTCAACCCCGCCGATGGCCTCTGCCTCTCCTCGCTGCGTGCACCCGGCCCCTTCCCTTACGGTCTCGCCTGGGCCGAGGGAACCCTCTGGTGCGTCGATTACGAGAACCGTGAACTCTATCAGATCGAGGTGCTCTGCGACGAGATCATGACCCGTTGGGACAAGAAGGAGCTGAACCTCACCTTCGTCAAGGAGTTCCGCAATTACGGTCCCGGCACCGTGACCCGCCTCGATATCTATCTGCCCATCCCGGAGAGCCGCGACAACCAGAGGCTGCTGCAGCCGCCCGCTTTCGAACCCGGGGTGGACGAAATCATCAGCGACCGCTGGGGGCAAAAGCTCGCCCATTTCCGTTATGAGAACCTCAAGAGCGGCGCCGTGGTCAAGCCCGCCTGGCGCGTTCCGGCCGAGGTCTTCAGCGTCGAATATTTCATCTACCCCGATCGTGTCGGTCCGCTAAGCGCCGTTCCGGCCGAGATCCGGGAAAAATACCTTACGGACGGCGATAAGTACCAGATCCAGGACCCCTTCATACAGGCCTTGGCCCGTAAAATCGCCGGAGAGGAACAGAATCCCTACTGGATCGCCCGCCGGGTCTTTGAATATCTGACCGAAAATCTCAGTTACAATCTAAAACCGGTGGGAGGATGGAACCCGGCGCCCACGGTGCTGCGGCGCGGTACCGCCTCCTGCTCCGAGTACACCTATTCCATGATCGCCCTGTGCCGCGCCCTCGGCGTGCCGGTGCGCTACGCCGGAGCGGTGAGTCTGCGCGGCGATGATGCCAGCGTCGATGATGTCTTTCACCGCTGGACCGAGGTCTGGCTGCCGCCGTACGGCTGGATTCCCTTCGACGCCAACAAGGGCGACGCTGACACACCAGGTGGCAAGGTTCTCGGCATCGGCAATATCGCCAACCGCTATATCATCACCACCGAGAACGGCGGCGGCGACCAATACCTCTGGTTCGGCTACAATTACGGCTTTTCCTGGAGCTCGGAAGGCAAATGCCGCATCGCGGAGGAGAGCTATGGCCTCTGGTCGCCGCGCGGCGTAAAAAAACTTTTTCGGCCGTTGTGA
- a CDS encoding flavin reductase family protein, whose product MLKQITPGDLVVSPFDLLDKSWALVVAGTDQPNPMTVSWGGFGTLWNQPMVTIYIRPTRYTFDLLNSHPEFTLNFMPAKYHSALNYCGSHSGRNENKWEKAGLQPLESTAVAVPRVAGVALSFECRIMAWQDFQPEHFLQSGIEGNYPRKDYHRIFWGEPLAIWLDERWEHSSGTGLK is encoded by the coding sequence ATGCTGAAGCAAATCACTCCCGGCGACCTCGTCGTCTCTCCCTTTGACCTCCTCGACAAGAGCTGGGCCCTGGTCGTCGCCGGAACCGACCAGCCCAACCCCATGACCGTCTCCTGGGGCGGTTTTGGCACTCTCTGGAATCAGCCGATGGTCACCATCTATATCCGCCCCACGCGCTATACCTTCGATCTGCTCAACAGCCACCCCGAGTTCACACTGAACTTTATGCCGGCAAAGTACCACAGCGCCCTGAATTATTGCGGCTCCCACAGCGGCCGAAATGAGAACAAGTGGGAAAAGGCAGGATTGCAGCCCCTCGAGAGCACAGCGGTCGCGGTGCCGCGCGTCGCCGGGGTCGCCCTTTCCTTCGAATGCCGCATCATGGCCTGGCAGGATTTCCAGCCGGAGCACTTTTTGCAGTCCGGGATCGAGGGCAATTACCCCCGCAAGGATTATCACCGCATTTTCTGGGGCGAGCCGCTGGCGATCTGGCTCGATGAGCGCTGGGAACACAGCAGCGGGACCGGCCTGAAGTGA